The Planifilum fulgidum genome has a segment encoding these proteins:
- a CDS encoding ACT domain-containing protein, whose protein sequence is MAHSEDPFYLVRADVLPEAIQKTIEAKRMLETGEAHTVQEAVEKAGISRSSFYKYRDSVFPFNAMMKEKIITLSLTLEHRSGVLSSVLGYLASLGCNVLTIHQTIPLQGVANVALSVDTAQVTKRVTEITEGLQELPGVRSAILVASGE, encoded by the coding sequence ATGGCGCATTCGGAAGATCCCTTTTATCTCGTACGGGCCGACGTTTTGCCCGAAGCGATCCAGAAGACGATTGAAGCGAAGCGGATGTTGGAGACGGGGGAAGCGCACACCGTTCAGGAGGCGGTGGAAAAGGCGGGCATAAGCCGCAGTTCCTTCTACAAATACCGGGACAGCGTCTTTCCCTTCAACGCCATGATGAAGGAGAAAATCATCACCCTTTCCCTGACGCTGGAACACCGGTCCGGCGTTCTGTCCAGCGTCCTGGGTTATCTGGCTTCATTGGGATGCAACGTATTGACGATTCATCAGACGATTCCGCTCCAGGGGGTGGCCAATGTGGCTCTCTCCGTCGACACGGCGCAGGTGACGAAAAGGGTGACGGAGATCACCGAAGGCCTTCAGGAGCTTCCGGGCGTCCGGTCGGCGATTCTGGTCGCCTCCGGCGAGTGA